From one Coffea eugenioides isolate CCC68of chromosome 11, Ceug_1.0, whole genome shotgun sequence genomic stretch:
- the LOC113751907 gene encoding uncharacterized protein LOC113751907, with protein sequence MALQLKQKQQFFRQNLEANVGKNLKMGYCTNPAPNKIIVFDPETDQVRELPMLQDRSRHILGLGVLDDCFCMSCWDINQVEVIAMKEYGNEESWTPLFEISILKFYSIPYGTKLTPLMLMENGEVLMLRDDDTIFGYNPQTMEYNYEYREVLGSCPHIFIESLNNPHA encoded by the exons ATGGCATTACAATTGAagcaaaaacaacaattttttaggcaaaatcTAGAAGCCAATGTTGGAAAGAATCTTAAGATG GGTTATTGTACCAACCCTGCACCTAATAAGATCATTGTTTTTGATCCAGAAACTGATCAAGTAAGGGAGCTTCCTATGCTGCAGGACAGAAGCCGCCACATACTTGGTTTGGGGGTTTTGGACGACTGCTTCTGTATGTCTTGTTGGGACATTAACCAAGTAGAAGTGATTGCAATGAAAGAATATGGTAATGAAGAATCTTGGACTCCTTTGTTTGAGATATCAATTCTGAAATTCTACAGCATCCCTTATGGCACAAAGTTGACACCATTGATGCTCATGGAAAATGGTGAAGTCTTGATGCTAAGGGATGATGATACTATTTTTGGTTATAACCCTCAAACGATGGAATACAATTATGAGTACCGCGAAGTGCTTGGCAGCTGTCCTCATATATTCATCGAAAGTTTAAATAACCCTCATGCCTAG